The Triticum aestivum cultivar Chinese Spring chromosome 5A, IWGSC CS RefSeq v2.1, whole genome shotgun sequence genomic sequence TGCGTTCGTCAGCTCCTGCTTGCGTCCGGCGGCCGGGCGGTGTATCTTGGCTTCTTTCGGCCGTTGCGCGTGCCATGCCAACAGACCCACGCATGGACAGCCCGGCCCAGAAGCCCGACATCCGGGCTGGGCTCAGGCTCAGCTTTTCTGCCTGAAGCCCGATCAAGAGGCCTCAAAATAAGCTTGATCAAGGCACAAACCATTATTTTATAAGAAAATATAGGTAATATATATTTTAAATATCCTACTAGATATTATTATTGTAATTAAAAAAAGCGTTTGGCCAAGCCGGTCCGGGCTTGAGCTTTAGATTTTGAGGTTGTGCTTTGAAAAGCCCGGCCCGACGAATGCCCAGGTTTATCAACAGTGTCGTCGCTTGCTTAGTGCCAAATCAAACCGTAACGTCATCTACTGAAGTATCACTAGTGGCGTGTTTAATAGGTTGCATCCGGCCCAACCAGACGGGTGCGGTGCAAAAATAGGGTGTTTGTTTGGCTGGGTTGCATATGTTTTTCAGCCCCACGCAAAACTTAAAGCAGTTTCAAGTTTGACCGAGGGGAACGGCCGGATCGATTATTTTTTGCGACCTAGACTCATAACTTCCCAATTGCTAGTCACCTCCCACTCCCATTCACAGTCGTGCCATCCCCCAACCCCCATCCATGCCGACAACCACGTCATCCAAGACCGATGGGTAGGCGGCCTCGCCTGGTCCAACATTGACCTGATGTCGGCAATCATGGTGTCGTCCCCCATCTGCAGAGAGCCGCATGCGACGGCCATTGACCCACCAATCGATGTGACTCCTGCTCCGGAGGTAATCATTTGGGGGGCATCAGCGGAGGGAAGCTCGTCGGTTGCGATGATGGCGGTCGTGGTCGGTAGTTCTTTTACCCCCAGAGGAGGGTTTCTTCCCTTGCTTTGGGGCAAAGTGAGGGGAGCACGGATGGAGCATGGATGACGACAACCTCTTCCTCCACCGAGCGCGTCATGAGGAGCATCGTTGAAGTGGCTAGGGCCCTCAGATCGGCATCGGTGATTTCCATCTCGATGAATACTCGGTGGCCACCGCTTACTCTGCGTAATTTATGGGAACCTTGTACTCACCTATGGATCACACGGTTGGGAAGGCGTGGGCTCCGCCCAAAGTCAAATTATTTGCTTTGTTGGCCATCAAGAAAAAAATTAGATAGACAACTAATTGGCCAAGCGGGTAGCCAAATTGCGGTCTTTCTCCTGTTTGCAAGAGAAATCAAGAAACCCGGACACACCTCTTCTTCAAGTGCCGAGAAACCCTCTATATTTCGAACTTGGCTAACGAACGCTACACTTAGAAAACTTTGACACCTCCTCTTGGCGCCTTAAGAGCCCCAACAAAGATTGGTGGGTCAATCTTTCCGCAACAACAAGGTCAACTGTAAAGCAATGGCGTCGCTTACAATGCTCATTAGTTGGACCATTTGAAACGAGAGAAATGCCCGTGTGTTTCGAGAATAGAGCAAGCCGAAGACCATCTTGCTCAAGGCCATCAAAGACTAGACCAAGCTTTGGGTCTTGGCAGATGCAATTTTGTTATTTTGGGAAACATTCTATCAGGAGAGTAATTCCATGTTTATTGCGGGTGGGCCTCGCGGCCTTGTAATACAGAACTCTACCCTCTTCTTCATTAAATAGACGAGGCAAAACCTTTGCCTCCATTTTAAAACAAAAGCATGCTTGCTTAGAAACAGAACATGCTTCGACGGTCATTCATGCTCTGCATTATGAATAGGAATTCTGAATACGTTTTTTAGAGCGAATTATGGAGTATTTGTGATCAATAGGTCTTGTACTGGTCATGTGTTTGGCGAACCGAACTCTTCGAGATGTGCCTGTTTTTCAGCAGCATCACCGCACTCTGTACTTCAAGGAAGAAAGAACACTACGTCCATGGCAATGTAATGCATCGGAACAACTGCACTAACCAAGATTAAAAATTTCAGCAAGTGCTTGCGGCCAAACAACAGTTTATTCCCTACATTCTAGGATGTTCATAGAGTACTGCACATGAGCTCGATCACATCTTTATTGGAAGCACGAGGCACTCGAGACATTCAGTCGACAGTGGCAGCAGAGTTGGAGCTTCACTTGTGGTGCGCCTTGTTGGGCGGCTTCACGATGAGAACGGGGCAGGAGGCGTGATGGGCGAGGTAGTCGCTCACGCTGCCCAGCAACGCCCTGCAACACACCACCAGCACAAGCACAGGGTCAAGGCGTGGCTTGATGATCCATGGAGTTTTATTATGCATATGCTTGTAACTCTGTAAGCAACATGACTATTGTCTCGGTGATAAAGGCTTGCTCTCATAGTAAATAAACAtgaaaaactaaaaaacaactgtgTTTTCTTTAGCCATTGGATTTTCTTAAATGTACTACTGTTTAAGGAGGCAAGTTAACTAGCTATTGCACATCTTCCAGCCATGCATTTCAATATGCTACCAGGATAAGAAGGGAAGGCACAAAGGGAAATGCAGAAGAGGAGGCAAGCTGCAAGAGAGAGAATGGAAAAAGGAACAGGAACAGAAAAGCCCATGACGTGACTCGGTAAGGCCTGCTACGGGCTCTCGGTTTGGGCCCAACCGAGCAGCGGGTGGCATTGCCGGAGCATAGAAGAGAGGGCAGTAGCAGGTTTAGTACCACATCGCGGACGGAGGAGAAACCCTGGGGAAAGATGGCTATAAAACGAGACCCAGCTCAATGTTCCAACTCATACCTTTCTCGGCCTTTTGGCTAAGATCAAGTGTAGTATCTGTTCTTATCAGTTTAATATCTGATATGTGGACCATGTGTCCACAACGATATTAAATTTATTTTTCATGGGGGAGAGCCCACCACGGTAGCTTGCTGCCAGGGCTCTCATGTGTCGTCCAGGTGTTGCACTACTGCCTGGACCTGGCAAACCCCAACCAAATCAAGCATTAAAATTTTGAAATTTAAGGATTTCCATATGTTTGCAATTCAAGTCGCTTGAACACTGAAGAAAGCTAAGCTGTGCTTTAGTATCTTTGGCTCTGCCAGTGAAGTAGTCGAACTGCACCCAGAATCACAATCTGTTATCGAAGATGCTCACGCGTGGTGATCTCATTGGCATGCGCGTACCTCTTGATCATGCCCAGGCCGCGGCTGCCGAGGacgaggaggtcggcgtgcatgtCCTCCACGGCGCGGCAGATGGCCTCCTTGGCGTCgccctccaccaccgccgccgtggCGCTCACCTGCTTCTGCCTGCACACGTCGAGCGCGACGGACACGACTCGCCGGGAGTTCTCCTCGTGCGTCTTCCtcacggagtccaccgccgtgggCGGGACGTACTGTAGGCCTGCCTCCGTATGCACACGCAAACGAGTTCCGTCAGTGAGCGTGAGCGTACgtacgtgtgtgtgcgtgtgagctAGCTTGTTGTACAGGACAGGCGGTACCGTGCCCGGCGACAGGGTAGGCCAAGTGGTCGGCGCGCGGCTGGACGTGGACGACGACGAGGGACGCGCCGGGGTGGGGCCGGACGACGTTGTCGAGCGCCCACGACAGCGCGTGCAGGCTCTCCTCGCTCGCGTCCACCGCGGCCACCACCTTCATCGTCGCGCCCTCCGGCCCGACGCCGCTCGCCATGGCCGCGGCCTCGGCGCTCACCTCCTCCATGACGATGCCTTCACTCGCGGTAAGACCGGTACTGACACTCTGACACAGCCTCGAGCGAGCGCTTCGATCGTTGGTTCCTATAAATATCCGCACCTACGGGCGGTAATAAAACCGGCGTTTGGCTTTCTTGCGCGGCGGCACAGTATGGGATAGACACGGCGTGTTTCGACTCTCTAGACATCTTGTCTTCGTTGCGCGTGGCAGTCATGTCCACGGCGGCGAGCGAGCTGGCGACACCTGCCGCTCCTCCGGTTCCGGTGCGCCAGCGCGTCCCCCAGCTCCAAGTCAAGTCCCAACGCACCAGCGTCTCCTCTCTCTTCTGTGGGCTGGATGGCGTGATACTGATACCGACCAAGAAGATGAACCTTTCAGAATGAAATACCACAGGTAGTACCAAAAAGTTAAATCATGCCCACAACTAGAATTGAACAACATAATCGCATCCAAATCAGTACTGTTCTGGGCATACAGAGAAGCAAGTATGACCATGCCAAATCCCAAAAAGTTCAGTCATGCCCACTGCTAAAATACACATGAAAAGTTGCATATTCGGTTGCTTCTCCCTCTAGAAACGCAATCCTGAGCCATCAACCAACCAAGCAGTGGTTGGAAGAACTTGTAAGACACACAAGTGCTAATTAAGCACAACTCATCTTCTCTCAAGTAGTATAACCTTCTAGGACCATACGGCAATTGACAATTGCCAGCTTCCTCTTTCCTGATCATATACCCATAGCACCCTTGGCCTCTTCCAGAGATGGTGAACTGAACTACTACACGGCAGCTCTACGGCAAAGACCAATTCCCAGCCTTGAACTTCGAATGGAAGGCGGATTTCCTTGAAACCACAAAGAACACTGCACGCAGGAATTAATGGAAGCTCTTATTTGCGCTGAACAATGTCAAGCATTCTATACGTACGAATGCAAAGTATACACAGGTTGAAGAACGGACCAGGTACCGCCGGGATGATGTAGTCTTTATGCTGCAGCGCTTCCTGAAGAGTTTTCCCTTCTCTTACTTTGATCCACTTACCCTGGCCTGCACACATTGAAATGGAATACAACTACTTATCAGCGCAGCATAACAGCATTATAGCATGTTGCAGTAAATGTAGTTCTGCTAATGGCAGATTGGATATACTCCTTCGGTTCCtacatataagtctttttagagattccactatggagactacattcggatgtatatagacacctTTTAGAGTATAAGTTCACtctttttgctccgtatgtagtctatagtagaatctcttaaaagacttatatttaggaacggagggagtattacatacTGAAATTGACAGAATCATAGTTCACATCGTGCTGTCTTTTTACTGTACATCATGTAAATTTAGAGAAATAACCTAAGGAATATGTTTTACATACTTGGTGATATAGCTGTGCTGCCCTTCACAGTATCATGTTCTCCATCTTCCCCATCAAGGCTTTCTGTGAGTGACCCTGAGTCGACAGTGCCTTCCAGAAGATATTTTAACATTTCACTTTTGGAGAACGGCGTGCCATCACCAGCCTAGTGTATCAAATGGAAATACCAGTTAGCCAGCAAGGCAACGAAATGAAACTAGAAAGTTTTTCTATCCTAAAGCTGTGTCAAAGTACTGACAATGGTATGTTGACTGTAATCCTAATTGTGAATGAAAAAGCAAAAATCCTACAGATTTGTGAAACTTCAAGATAACTTGCAAAACTGGACTGGATAATGCTAATGATGATCAACATGATAGTACTGAAATCTTAATTGTCAACAACTCCGAGTTTTCTCACATGAGTCCGACACTGTTAAAATTGGTAAAGGATAATGCTACAGAATATTGCCACAGAGGTTAGAGCTATCATCTCGACATTCTATTGCCAGATAAACCATTTACCAACAACAACACTTAACTACATCAGTGTAGCAATAACATAACTTATGTTGCATCCCCCAAAACTTAGTAGCAAAAGGGTATGGATCGAAAAAACTTGTCTCACAATCATCTAGTGAAAAATAAATCAGAAGGACATTGCCTGTAGCATATACACATCAGAGGCATCAGTGTTCTGTTTTAATGTTCTATGAAGAGGTCGTGGCACTTGCCTCATGCCATTTAGAAGAAAATCTGATATCTGTAGGTGCTAGCACTTTGCAGAAGGTATATATTAACTCTCAAGTAGTGACAGTTATGTCGACTGTAATAATATAA encodes the following:
- the LOC123107837 gene encoding universal stress protein PHOS34 isoform X2, which translates into the protein MEEVSAEAAAMASGVGPEGATMKVVAAVDASEESLHALSWALDNVVRPHPGASLVVVHVQPRADHLAYPVAGHGLQYVPPTAVDSVRKTHEENSRRVVSVALDVCRQKQVSATAAVVEGDAKEAICRAVEDMHADLLVLGSRGLGMIKRALLGSVSDYLAHHASCPVLIVKPPNKAHHK
- the LOC123107837 gene encoding universal stress protein PHOS34 isoform X1, which produces MEEVSAEAAAMASGVGPEGATMKVVAAVDASEESLHALSWALDNVVRPHPGASLVVVHVQPRADHLAYPVAGHGLQYVPPTAVDSVRKTHEENSRRVVSVALDVCRQKQVSATAAVVEGDAKEAICRAVEDMHADLLVLGSRGLGMIKRVTSICIIKLHGSSSHALTLCLCWWCVAGRCWAA